The sequence below is a genomic window from Granulicatella elegans.
TCTTCTTTTAAATATAGAAAGAGCAGAAGCGTACAATGAAAAATTAATAAAAGAAAATCAAGAAAAATTGAAAAAACTTGAAACTTTATCGGCTGAGAAAGATAAACTTGAAAAAGAAATTCAACGTCTAGATAAAGAAATTAAGGATATAAAGAACAGCAATCCACAATTCGAGGAGCAAGCAAAAAAAGCTAAAGAGGCAAGAGATGCTCAACAAAAACTTGTAGAAGAAGAAAATAAAGCTTTATCTGAAGAAGAAGAAAAACTTGCACAATTAAAGAACAGCATAAACGATAACGAAATGAAATTAGATGCTTTGAAAGATAAGGTTCAAACTCTAAAAAAACTTGAGTCAGAAAAAGAAGCTATTCAAAAGAAGATTGAGACCAACGAAAATGAATTGGAAAGATTGAATCAAGAAAGCAAAAAAGCACAAGAAATGTACCAAAATGCTGAAGCTTCTATAAAAACTCTAAAAGAAAAACTTTCAAAACTAGAAGAAGAAAAAATGGGACTTGAAAGTGCTATGCCAATGGCAGTATCACTAGAACAAGTGAAACTAGATAGAAACTCCCTCGAAGATAGAATAAAAGAAATAGATGAACAAATCAAAAAGTTAGATATAGACATTAAAAATCTAAGAGATGAGATTGCAAAGAAAAAATTACTATTGGCTAGTTTAGAAGTAAAACCAATTTCCAAAACAAGTAATCCTATTCTTCCAAAAAATAAAACAGAAGTTGCAGTTGCAAATGCAGCAGCAAGCAAACAAGAAGAATTACCAAGTACTGGTACAGCAGAATTAGGAGCATTTACTCCAGCTGTATTATCAATCTTAGCAAGTTTAGGATTAGTAGCACCAAAAGGTAAAAAAGAAGACAAATAATCATTTTCACAATGATGAATTAAATCTTTAATCAAAAAGGATGACAGGCATTGACTGTCATCCTTTTTCTATTGTTATAATGCTTTCAAAGCTTCTTCAATTGTTGCTTTATCCTTTACATCATCAATTACGTTTTTGATTTTTCCATCTTGATCTACAAAAAACATGATTGGGATGTTATGAATTTCCATAGCATGTTGGAAGTTTTTTTCTTTATCAGAGTAGTAATTGAATTCTAATTGGTTATCTTTTAAGTAAGCTTGTCCTTTTTCAGGAGTTTCTCCTTTAACGAGTAGGTTTACTGGAACGAATTCAATAGTATCTTGATAAGTTTGTCTTAATTCATTGAGAATTGGTAATTCTTGTTGGCAATCTGGGCACCAACTTGCCCAAGCAACATAGACTGTTTTCTTCCCTTTGAAATCAGCGGAAGTTTTTTCTTTTGATTCAGCAGTGATAATCGTAACGTTTGGCATGGCTTCTCCGATTAAGTCTGTAGCTTTCTTTTCTTTTGCGGTTGTCGTAGTTGCTGTTGTTGTAGCAGTGCTTGTAGTTGTACTTGATGTTGAAGGGGGTTGACATCCTGTAGCAAGTACGAGCATACTTCCGAATAAGATAGAATAAGATAGTATTTTTTTAGAATTTTTCATAAAACATCTCTCCTTTAAAACGATACATTCATTGTATCATATTTTTGGAAAGAAAAAAATGAACCTTCAAACGAAGCTTCCTTTTGCTATGATGATTACCCTTGAATGCTGAATGTATATTTATGACCTTGAGTTAAGCTATGGTAGAAGCCTTTTCCTTCATATAATTGGAATACTTGTACTCCAGCACATTGTGAATCATCTGGATATACATTTTTAACCAATGGATTTCCGGCTAATAATTCCTCTAATCCTTCTTTTCCGATTTCACGAACTTTGCCTTCGATACGAATCACTTGAATTAAGTAATCATCGTGTGAAAATGCTGCAATTGCGACATTTGGATTTTCTTGTAATTGTTTGTAGAAATGAGTTTGTGGGCTTGTCATAAAGAACACTCCATGTTCATTGGCAACACCGATTTGGATTGGACGAGAATGAGGTTTTCCATCTTTATCCACGGTAGCAAAAATGGCTACTTCCAAGTCTTCTAAAATGCTTAAAATTTCTTCTGTATTCATATTAATACTCCTTATTTAATAATTGTTTTATTTGTTTCTCAATGGATAATGGAGAAGTAGTTGGGGAAAATCTGGCGATGACTTTTCCCGATGCATCTACAAGGAATTTTGTAAAATTCCATTTAATCGAGCTGCCAAATAGTCCCTTTGTTTCTTCTTTTAATAGCTTGAATAATGGATGCGTTTCTTGCCCATTAACGAGTACTTTGCCAAACATTGGAAAAGTGACTTGATAATTGAATTGACAACTTGAAGCAGCCTCCTCAGCGCTTAATGGCTCTTGGTTTGCAAATTGATTACATGGGAATCCTAGAACGCTAAATCCTTGTTTATGATAGGTTTCGTATAAGCTTTGTAATTGGGCAAATTGTGGAGCTAATCCACATCCGCTAGCGGTATTGACAATGAGTAATACTTGCCCTTTATAGGCTTCTAATGTACTTGTTCCATCTAGACTAGGAACTTCTATTTCATAAAGTGTCATGGCTTCCTCCTATATTAAATGATAATGTTTTAACCCTTGAATGACGCCACCTTTATCATGGTCTGCACTAACATAGTCTGCTTTTTCTTTTAACAAAGGAATGGCATTTCCCATGGCAATTGAAAAATCAACTTCTTGAAACATTTCTAAATCATTAGCACCATCTCCAAAAGCGTATGTAGTGATAGAATTCGTATTTAAGGTGCGAATTAATGCTCGAATTCCTGTTGCTTTAGAATTTCCAGCGGTAATGACATCCAATGCATAAGGGAAATTTCGAATGAATCTTAATTCCGGAAATGCTAGCTGATAAGCTTCATCATTCTTATCTCTTGAAAGTAATAATAGCATATTAACGGCATTCTCATTATAAAATTCTGGAACAATATCTGGTGTTGGTGTATGAATATATCCATAGGCTTCTTGTGCAAATGGAACTGTTTCGATGATTTTAAAGGCATCAATATTATAACATGTCATTCCATGACGATGTTCTTTTGCAAATTGTAGTAGTCTTTCAATCATTTCTTGTGAAATTTCATGATGAATTAATACTTCACCTTTAAAAATCACCACTTGTCCATTCATAAAAACTCCAGAATGAATATTCGTAGTGCGAATGACTTCCGAAACTTCGATAGGAGATCTTCCAGTTGCTAGAAGTGGTTCATACCCGTTTTCCTTTAATTGTTGAATCGCTTCTATGACATCAGGGGCGACTTGGCCTGTTTTGTTTAAGAGTGTTCCATCCAAGTCAAAAAATACTAAACCTTTCATAAAAACCTCCTTTTTAAGTTACGTTCATTATATCACGAAAGTTCATGAAATAGGTGTTTGATGCTTAAATCATTTTACTCTAAAGAAATTAAGGACAATTGGTAGTAATTACGCTATTTTTATGGTAGAATTGGAAAGAATATTAATAGAGGAGGAAGATCCTTTGTATCAAACAATTTTAACATTGATGATAATTATTAGTGTGTTACTAATTATTATTGTAGCTATGCAACCATCGAAAACTAATGCAGCAAATTCATTATCAGGCGGTGCTGAGCAATTATTTGGGAAAACAAAAGCACGTGGATTTGAAGCATTCTTAATTCGAGTAACTGTTGGATTAGGAGCAATCTTTATGATTTTAGCAGTAGCCTTAGC
It includes:
- a CDS encoding TlpA family protein disulfide reductase, with the protein product MKNSKKILSYSILFGSMLVLATGCQPPSTSSTTTSTATTTATTTTAKEKKATDLIGEAMPNVTIITAESKEKTSADFKGKKTVYVAWASWCPDCQQELPILNELRQTYQDTIEFVPVNLLVKGETPEKGQAYLKDNQLEFNYYSDKEKNFQHAMEIHNIPIMFFVDQDGKIKNVIDDVKDKATIEEALKAL
- a CDS encoding pyridoxamine 5'-phosphate oxidase family protein yields the protein MNTEEILSILEDLEVAIFATVDKDGKPHSRPIQIGVANEHGVFFMTSPQTHFYKQLQENPNVAIAAFSHDDYLIQVIRIEGKVREIGKEGLEELLAGNPLVKNVYPDDSQCAGVQVFQLYEGKGFYHSLTQGHKYTFSIQG
- a CDS encoding glutathione peroxidase → MTLYEIEVPSLDGTSTLEAYKGQVLLIVNTASGCGLAPQFAQLQSLYETYHKQGFSVLGFPCNQFANQEPLSAEEAASSCQFNYQVTFPMFGKVLVNGQETHPLFKLLKEETKGLFGSSIKWNFTKFLVDASGKVIARFSPTTSPLSIEKQIKQLLNKEY
- a CDS encoding Cof-type HAD-IIB family hydrolase; protein product: MKGLVFFDLDGTLLNKTGQVAPDVIEAIQQLKENGYEPLLATGRSPIEVSEVIRTTNIHSGVFMNGQVVIFKGEVLIHHEISQEMIERLLQFAKEHRHGMTCYNIDAFKIIETVPFAQEAYGYIHTPTPDIVPEFYNENAVNMLLLLSRDKNDEAYQLAFPELRFIRNFPYALDVITAGNSKATGIRALIRTLNTNSITTYAFGDGANDLEMFQEVDFSIAMGNAIPLLKEKADYVSADHDKGGVIQGLKHYHLI
- the secG gene encoding preprotein translocase subunit SecG, encoding MYQTILTLMIIISVLLIIIVAMQPSKTNAANSLSGGAEQLFGKTKARGFEAFLIRVTVGLGAIFMILAVALAYISSK